From one Salvelinus sp. IW2-2015 linkage group LG11, ASM291031v2, whole genome shotgun sequence genomic stretch:
- the LOC111969974 gene encoding protein PHTF1-like, whose protein sequence is MARIAWYQEKIGAYDQQVWEKSLEQAEFNGIDSKPKRSGHIKTDLIDVDLVRGSTFSKAKPDSPWTALTRKGLVRVLLFPFFFQWWIQVTSRSISTCILVLYLMQVAASVLYMEVPAASASELFGPMCLMLLLGTVHCQIVSTESNRSPSDSPVSSTSPARRRRPRKGRGLKRTEGQGKDGDTELQPWQLEENQRLYRSEERRNNQRKSGFGASDELSSEEDEEEKLPTGVAGTIPASVLRKRRLHSFSNPSSPQEESSGGAMDTKVKPHEVERLRTEVSRPASDTDDTIWEELLQGPDTASTGSSDSEGDGRCGPGLTLPPFTTLSSDDETLLQGHLSWLQACHPSXDRVSVIIWEQGECKKADMSVLEISGIILTRVKVVEQGMGYLALGGLFTATLALLPFVFRLAQQLDMKRLSSLSLVELAVMVVGPPNTQIYAFFFITTVERLCLTGLFFFMMCVAERTYKQRLVFAKLFNHITSARKAKKWEIPHFRLKNVRNIKMWLSLRSFLKRRGPQRSVDVIVSSIFLLALSIAFILCTQLLNSHHTFLDSETNWELMVWGSSLILFLLRLATLGSETNCKYSNVSVLLTEQINLYLKMEKKPNKKEMLNIVNNVLKLATKLMKELDTPFRLLGLTVNPLIYNITRVVILSAVSAVVSDLLGFNIRLWKIKP, encoded by the exons ATGGCAAGAATAGCTTGGTATCAAGAGAAG ATTGGTGCATATGATCAGCAGGTCTGGGAGAAATCTCTGGAGCAAGCAGAGTTTAAT GGTATTGACAGTAAACCAAAGAGGTCTGGCCACATCAAGACAGACCTCATTGATGTTGACTTAGTAAGAG GATCCACATTCAGCAAGGCCAAGCCAGATAGTCCATGGACAGCATTGACTCGTAAGGGTCTGGTCAGGGTGCTCCTCTTCCCCTTCTTTTTCCAATGGTGGATCCAGGTGACCTCCAGGTCCATCTCCACCTGTATCCTGGTGCTCTACTTGATGCAAG TGGCAGCATCAGTGTTGTACATGGAAGTTCCTGCAGCCAGTGCTAGTGAGCTATTTGGGCCCATGTGTCTGATGTTGTTGCTGGGGACAGTGCACTGCCAGATAGTGTCCACTGAGTCCAACCGGAGCCCCTCAGACAGCCCTGTGAGCAGCACCAGCCCTGCACGAAGGAGGAG GCCAAGGAAGGGTAGAGGATTGAAGAGAACAGAGGGACAGGGGAARGACGGGGACACTGAGCTGCAGCCTTGGCAGCTGGAGGAAAACCAGAGGTTGTACAGATCAGAGGAGAGAAGG AACAACCAGAGAAAGTCAGGCTTTGGGGCCTCTGACGAACTTTCcagtgaggaggatgaggaagaaaaACTACCTACTGGTGTAGCTGGAACTATACCTGCCTCTGTCCTCAGGAAGAGACGCCTTCACTCCTTCTCAAACCCCTCATCACCTCAG GAGGAAAGTAGTGGAGGTGCCATGGACACTAAGGTGAAACCTCATGAAGTGGAGCGCCTTAGGACTGAAGTCTCACGCCCGGCTTCTGACACAGATGACACAATATGGGAGGAGCTTCTTCAGGGGCCTGACACCGCCTCCACTGGCAGCAGTGACAGTGAGGGGGACGGGCGATGCGGCCCTGGCCTGACCCTCCCTCCGTTCACCACTCTCAGCAGTGATGATGAGACCCTGCTGCAG GGCCATCTATCGTGGCTGCAGGCGTGCCACCCATCCAGWGACCGGGTCAGTGTCATCATCTGGGAGCAGGGGGAGTGCAAGAAAGCAGATATGTCAGTACTGGAGATCAGTGGGATCATCCTCACACGG GTGAAGGTGGTGGAGCAGGGCATGGGTTACCTAGCCCTGGGGGGGTTGTTCACTGCCACACTGGCACTGCTTCCTTTTGTCTTCCGCCTGGCACAGCAGCTGGACATGAAGCGCCTGAGCTCCCTGTCCCTGGTAGAGCTGGCTGTCATGGTGGTGGGGCCGCCCAACACCCAGATCTACGCCTTCTTCTTCATCACCACCGTGGAGAGGCTTTGCCTCACAGGACTCTTCTTCTTCATGATGTGTGTGGCAGAGAGGACCTACAAACAG CGGCTTGTTTTCGCTAAACTCTTCAACCACATCACCTCAGCACGAAAGGCTAAGAAGTGGGAAATCCCCCATTTCAGGCTGAAGAATGTTAGGAACATAAAGATGTGGCTGTCGCTCCGCTCCTTCCTCAAG AGACGTGGGCCCCAGCGTTCCGTTGATGTCATCGtctcctccatcttcctcctgGCCCTCTCCATCGCCTTCATCCTGTGTACACAG CTCCTGAACAGTCACCACACCTTCCTGGACTCGGAGACAAACTGGGAGCTCATGGTGTGGggttcctctctcatcctcttcctgcTCCGCCTGGCCACCCTGGGCTCCGAGACCAACTGTAAATACAGCAACGTGTCAGTGCTGCTGACGGAACAG ATCAACTTGTATCTTAAGATGGAAAAGAAGCCCAACAAGAAAGAAATGTTGAACATAGTGAACAATGTTCTGAAGCTTGCAACAAAATTAATGAAA GAGCTTGACACCCCCTTCCGACTGCTGGGTCTGACTGTGAACCCTCTTATCTACAACATCACACGTGTGGTCATCCTGTCTGCAGTCTCCGCTGTGGTCAGCGATCTGCTCGGCTTCAACATCAGA CTGTGGAAGATCAAACCTTAA